TGTGGGTCGCCCATGAAGTGGCCCATGCGTCGGTGGACCTGCACCTCGAGCAGCGACGGCCCGTTCCTGTCTCGAGCGCGGCCGACGGCCTCCCTCGCCGCCTCGTAGACGGCGACGGCGTCGTCGGCGTCCACGCGAGCGCCCGGCAGACCGAATCCGTCGGCGCGATCGGCCCCATTTGCGACATCGGTGATGCGCTCTTTCGGCATGCTGATGGCCCAGTCGTTGTCCTCGACGACGAAGACGACAGGGAGGTTCTGGACGCTTGCCATGTTGAGCGACTCGAGAAATGCACCCTGATCGATCGCACCCTCGCCGAGGAACGCGACCGCGACGCTGTCGGTGTTTCGCTTCTTCGCGGCCAGTCCGGCCCCGACGGCGGGCGGACAGCCCTCGGCGATGATCCCGCTACACGCGAAGTTGACGTCGGGATCGAAGAGATGCATGTGGCCGCCTTTCCCCTTACTCAAACCGGTCTCGCGGCCGAATATCTCGGCGGTCATCCGCTTCAGATCGACGCCCTTCGCGATGGCGATGTGGTGAGGGCGGTGGGGTGCCGTCACCGTATCGTCGTCCCGTAAGTGTTGACAGACGCCCGCGCCGGACGCCTCGTGGCCCGCGGCCAGATGCAGTTCACCCGGAATGGGGCCGGCGGAGATGTCGAACGCCGGCTGTTTGCCCTCGAGGTACTCCTCTTGCAGGCGCTCCTCGTAGTGACGCGCCGTCACCATGTTCTCGTACATTGATTGAAATTCGTTAACAGACACCATGGTCCGATGCAAATCACACCTCCAATGGACAAATAGCTATGTCCAGTGAGACGGGACTCGAGGCTATATACGTCCGACTCTCGAAGAAGCTACGCAGATGTACGACGACGTGCTCATTCCGACGGACGGAAGCGACGGAACGCGACAGTCGATCACCCACGGGGTGACGATCGCGACGCAGTTCGACGCGACGATTCACGCCCTGTCGATCGTTCCAGAAGGGCCGCTCGGGACGCTGCAGAGCGATGCGGCCGCGCCCGCCGCCCACCGGGCAGTCGAACGCGTCGCGGTCGACGCCGAACGAGCGGGCGTCGACGTCGAGACGGCGGTCGAACAGGGCGTTCCCCACGAGGAGATCCTCGCGTACGCCGACGAACACGATATCGACATGATCGTAATGGGGACGCAGGGTCGCACCGGCCTCGACCGCGTGCTGGTCGGTAGCGTCACCGAACGGATCGTCCGCATGGCCGACGTCCCGGTCGTGACCGTTCGCTTCACGGACGACATTCGAATCGAGGACGCCGAGGAGGCCGACCGAATCGCCCGAGAGGCCCTCGTGGCCGAATCGCCCGATGCCGACGCCGAGGCCATCACCTCACTCGAGGAGCCACATCGGACCAGCGCGTCCTGGATCGTCTCGCTCGAGACCGACAGCGAAACCGCCCACGTTCACGTCGACGCGTTGACTGGAGAGGCACGCGTCGCGAGACGCGAGTAGCCAACCGAGTACACTTCTCGACTGACGACAGTGTCTCGGCCGACGACCGATCGGTTCGTCCGAACGGATCGCCGATCCCGGACCCGTCCGATTTCGACGCCGCTACCGTTGTTAACCGGAGACAACAGCAGGGTAACGTCATCCATCGAATATACGTTGGGAGCGACACGATCCAAATATCCGATTAGTGCGCACAACGGTACTCCCCCTTTTTGCTGTGATTCCGGGTTGACGACCGGTAGGAGGTTAGACACGTGAACAGACGAACGCTATTGAAAGGGGTTGCAGTAGGAAGTATCGTCCCGGCTACGAGTGTCGCTACGACACCGGCCGGTGCACAGGACGGCGGGACGCCGAGTAACGATTCGAACCCGGACGACGCCGAACCGGACGACACCGCTCCTGGACCGGACGGCGGTGATAACGGGCCCGTATCCGTTCGGATCGTCGAAATTCCGGAGGCAGTTACGGGTGGGGCATTGCTCGACTGGACCGTCGAGGTTGAGAACCCGACAGACGAGCCGATCCGACCGACGATCGAGTACACCGTCGACGGCGAGTCACTCGGGACGGTGACGCTGACGGTCGGCCCCGGCGAGACGACCCAGCCGACCGCCCCGAGCTACCAGACCGAGCCCGTCGCGACGGCGGACTCGGTGACGGTCCGGGTCGAGGCAAACGGCGATGCGGACGAGCGAACCGTCCAGCTTCTCCCCGCCCAGGAACTAGATGAGGCGCTCCAGTTCCCTGCGCCCGAACTGACCGTCGAGCCGGAAACGACGGTTCACTTCGAAGTCGGAGCCGTCGATCCCGACGCGTCCCAGACGACCACGTGGTGGGTCGACGGCGAGCGAGTCGGCGACACGTTCGCCGATCCGTGGCAGGGCACCTACTTCTTCGAACAGGACGCCCACTACTGGCAGGAGATGTTCGAGGCCCAGGGCACGTCCGAAGTCGTCGCCGGCGTCGACGTCGACGGCGAGCAGTATCGGGCGGCCTGGACCGTCACCGTCGCACCGGGCGGCCTCTCGGATCCCGCTATCGAGGCCGCCCGTCCGGAGGCGGGCATCCTCGAGGTCGATCGCGAGGATCCGTCGCCGACAACGCTCGAGATCGACGTTGCCGATCCGGACGGCAACCTGGACCGGGTCGTCTGGTGGCTCACGCAGGCCGACACGATCCTCGGTGTAAGCGAGGTATCGGGTGCCAGCGACACGGCGACGCTCACCGTCGACGACGGTCTGTGTCACACCTGCGTCGTCGTTCCGTGGGTAATCACGGGCGACGGGACGTTTGCGTCCGAGTTCCTCTGGGAGGTCGACGACGTCGATATCGATTTCGAGGAGCCGGACGACGATCCGACAGATCCGGACGATCCCAGAGCGGAACCCGACGATCCCGCTGATCCGGACGACCCCGACGAACCGGTGAAAGAGCCGGACAAACCTCGAGACGAACCGAAAGGACCTCGAGACAAACACGACTTGGATCGCGCTGATCCCGAGAAACCAGACGACAGACACGACGAGTACGGATCCGACGGTGGAACGTCTCGAGACGATCACAAGAAGACGAAAGCGTCCGACTCCACCCCGGACGGCGACTGCTCGACCTGATCGCAGCCGCGAACGGTCGAGCGGATTTCCCGCGCATCGATCCCAGCGACAGCATTGAAGTCGTAGTCGGCGCCAGCCTCGGCGACCGTTCCGCTCGTTGTGGGAGGTGGTGTCGCGTCGCCGTCGGGTTCGGTATCGGTGTTCGCGTAGCCACCACCTACATAATTGGGAACCAG
Above is a window of Natronorubrum tibetense GA33 DNA encoding:
- a CDS encoding thiamine pyrophosphate-dependent dehydrogenase E1 component subunit alpha, producing MYENMVTARHYEERLQEEYLEGKQPAFDISAGPIPGELHLAAGHEASGAGVCQHLRDDDTVTAPHRPHHIAIAKGVDLKRMTAEIFGRETGLSKGKGGHMHLFDPDVNFACSGIIAEGCPPAVGAGLAAKKRNTDSVAVAFLGEGAIDQGAFLESLNMASVQNLPVVFVVEDNDWAISMPKERITDVANGADRADGFGLPGARVDADDAVAVYEAAREAVGRARDRNGPSLLEVQVHRRMGHFMGDPQEYRPAEDEEAAMERDSIERLEADLRAHGIDDETIDDLRDRAHERVEEAIEWAKDQPKPEPEAAYDDVFVNPPSGVTDSEPSVAETGGDD
- a CDS encoding universal stress protein, which encodes MYDDVLIPTDGSDGTRQSITHGVTIATQFDATIHALSIVPEGPLGTLQSDAAAPAAHRAVERVAVDAERAGVDVETAVEQGVPHEEILAYADEHDIDMIVMGTQGRTGLDRVLVGSVTERIVRMADVPVVTVRFTDDIRIEDAEEADRIAREALVAESPDADAEAITSLEEPHRTSASWIVSLETDSETAHVHVDALTGEARVARRE